One region of Rhizoctonia solani chromosome 9, complete sequence genomic DNA includes:
- a CDS encoding SWI/SNF complex protein: protein MAETSVADVSMDESAANQAKRYLASQTHDIIIPSYSTWFDMGAIHSVEKRALPEFFNSRNRSKTPTVYKDYRDFMVNAYRMRPAEYLTVTACRRNLAGDVCAIMRVHAFLEQWGLINYQVDPETRPSALVPPFTGHFRVTVDTPRGLQPMHPGIRPPVPSGASHPQPGTSTTGPPSLELRKSIYQTTPKSTTARPLTPAQAAQLADSSMSHPSKVTYACDTCGTDCTSLRYHSLTRKNYELCPSCYTDARFPSTMLSGDFVRLSGDPVAPAHGTDQPWTDQETLRLLEAIEMHDDDWGAVADQVGTRTREQCIQHFLQLPIEDPYLDDGAVALAGRMGAVDLGAAGGKVAASEASLGPLRYGRIPFDQAENPVMSVVAFLASAVAPGVAAAASGRAIDEMKKQAEKAAAKEKEKEKEKAASGDQDGDKPTDEAESKEKEKDKEKAAESEVDEKSNSPKPDKPMDIDSNNPLPTTHVEQLASVALSASAATASHISSASLTSIHNLTAQLLQTQMQKLDLKLAAFSKLEELVALERDAVRKERQSLIKERRDLTREKAKVERTRDEVQRVSAEVKRMGDEVRKARDDPNQQPPPEPMQMPDMEIGDFAMNIDMTGMDFSNMMGMSEMNVQEVDLSQMGGFGEGDPGGMHPDGFANLR from the exons AAAGCGGTACCTCGCCTCGCAGACGCATGATATTATTATTCCGTCGTATAGCACATGGTTCGACATGGGGGCCATCCACTCGGTCGAGAAGCGCGCGCTGCCCGAGTTCTTCAACTCGCGCAACCGAAGCAAGACTCCCACTGTCTACAAGGACTACCGCGACTTTATGGTCAATGCTTATCGCATGCGTCCGGCCGAGTACCTCACTGTCACCGCTTGTCGACGCAACTTGGCCGGCGATGTCTGTGCCATCATGCGTGTCCACGCGTTTCTCGAGCAGTGGGGGCTCATTAACTACCAG GTCGACCCCGAAACTCGCCCCTCGGCCCTTGTTCCCCCCTTTACAGGCCACTTCCGCGTGACTGTCGACACTCCGCGCGGTCTGCAGCCCATGCACCCAGGCATTCGCCCTCCCGTCCCATCTGGCGCCTCTCATCCCCAGCCAGGCACATCCACCACCGGCCCACCCAGCCTGGAGCTGCGTAAATCCATCTACCAGACCACTCCCAAGTCCACCACCGCCCGCCCCCTCACACCCGCCCAAGCTGCCCAGCTCGCGGACTCGTCCATGTCCCATCCCTCCAAAGTCACCTATGCCTGCGACACCTGTGGCACAGACTGCACCAGCCTCCGCTACCACTCGCTCACTCGCAAGAACTACGAACTCTGTCCGAGCTGCTACACCGACGCGAGGTTCCCCAGCACCATGTTGAGCGGCGATTTTGTGCGTTTGAGCGGAGACCCCGTCGCGCCTGCACACGGGACCGACCAGCCGTGGACGGACCAAGAGACCCTGCGACTGCTCGAGGCCATCGAGATGCACGACGACGATTGGGGTGCCGTTGCTGACCAAGTCGGCACTCGCACCCGCGAACAGTGCATCCAGCACTTTCTCCAGCTCCCCATCGAGGATCCCTACTTGGACGACGGCGCCGTTGCTCTCGCTGGTCGAATGGGCGCCGTCGACCTCGGGGCTGCTGGCGGAAAGGTGGCGGCGAGCGAAGCTAGCTTGGGTCCATTGCGGTACGGTCGTATTCCATTTGACCAAGCTGAGAACCCCGTGATGAGCGTGGTCGCGTTCTTGGCGAGCGCTGTAGCCCCAGGCgtcgcagcagcagcaagtGGTCGAGCCATTGACGAAATGAAGAAACAAGCCGAAAAGGCCGCTgcaaaagaaaaagaaaaggagaaagaaaaggccGCGAGCGGAGACCAGGACGGAGACAAGCCAACCGACGAGGCCGAGtccaaagaaaaagaaaaagacaaaGAAAAGGCCGCTGAATCAGAAGTAGACGAGAAGTCGAACTCGCCCAAACCAGACAAACCAATGGACATCGACTCGAACAACCCTCTCCCGACCACGCACGTCGAACAACTCGCGTCCGTGGCGCTATCAGCCTCGGCAGCCACCGCATCCCACATATCCTCCGCCTCGCTCACATCcatccacaacctcaccgcTCAACTGCTCCAAACCCAGATGCAAAAACTCGACCTCAAGCTCGCCGCATTCTCCAAACTCGAAGAGCTCGTCGCGCTCGAGCGGGACGCGGTCCGAAAAGAACGACAGTCGCTGATTAAAGAACGCAGAGACCTGACGCGGGAAAAGGCCAAGGTCGAACGAACGAGGGACGAAGTCCAACGCGTCTCAGCCGAGGTCAAGCGCATGGGCGATGAAGTCCGCAAGGCACGGGACGAC CCGAACCAGCAACCGCCTCCAGAGCCCATGCAGATGCCCGATATGGAGATTGGCGATTTCGCGATGAACATTGACATGACCGGCATGGACTTTTCCAATATGATGGGCATGAGCGAGATGAACGTCCAAGAGGTCGATTTGTCCCAGATGGGTGGCTTTGGAGAGGGCGATCCGGGTGGTATGCATCCCGATGGGTTTGCCAATTTGCGATAG
- a CDS encoding aspartyl protease: protein MSATDFYKRNGCFKRCPGGFSVQAARNYNHRHDGPTDYAKCVRKYKIGGTAHTPFVYNHQRGCVCRRKKRSPVDFSTGPNTQGNIRIAAEISELHEVNQDPDDGMTMVPSQDIQNDTEYACPVTIGTPGETLTLDFDTGSADLWVWSSQARVSKADMKGRGIYDPKKSRTSKRLRGHTWEVRYGDGSSASGVVYMDTIVIGDITVENQAVEVARELSDDFLQAGCDGLVGLGKYQVPRLNQVRPNRQKTPMENMVEQGVIKDPIFTVKLDKRDSRGFYTFGFIDETVHCSKFYWQDVDKENGWWEVPSAYIKIGDQIYNRGQENTAIIDTGTTLVLLDDETVERLYSKIEGQHMMRTKARIWSYRSKMHSKSFEYEGGYIFPTKSDIPHLAFCVGRWLFTMPGYELSFSEMGNGMSYGAVQSRGQNRQDILGDVWLKHVYVVFEQSEKPRANDIQNDTEYACPVTIGTPGVTLTLDFDTGSSDFWVWCSEFRATRAQLEGHKVYDPHRSKTAESLPGATWKISYGDGSHASGDVVMDTI, encoded by the exons ATGTCAGCTACAGACTTCTACAAGCGAAATGGATGCTTCAAGCGTTGTCCTGGTGGGTTCTCGGTCCAGGCAGCTCGCAATTATAACCATCGCCATGACGGGCCGACTGAT TATGCCAAATGCGTTCGCAAGTACAAGATTGGCGGCACGGCGCATACGCCATTTGTTTACAACCATCAAAGAGGTTGTGTATGTCGACGTAAAAAAAGAAGCCCAGTTGATTTCTCCACGGGTCCGAATACGCAAGGAAACATCCGGATTGCAGCTGAAATATCCGAGCTGCATGAAGTGAATCAGGACCCGGACGATGGGATGACGATGGTTCCTTCGCAAGACATCCAAAACG ACACGGAATACGCATGTCCGGTGACTATCGGGACACCAG GTGAAACCTTGACACTTGACTTCGA CACAGGTTCGGCAGACCTGTGGGTCTGGTCATCTCAGGCCCGGGTAAGCAAGGCCGATATGAAAGGACGTGGGATTTATGACCCCAAGAAAAGTCGAACCTCCAAGAGGCTACGTGGTCATACGTGGGAAGTGCGATACGGTGATGGATCGAGCGCATCGGGAGTGGTGTACATGGACACGATTGTTATTGGCGACATTACGGTTGAAAATCAAGCTGTTGAAGTGGCAAGAGAGTTGAGCGATGATTTTCTACAAGCTGGGTGTGATGGATTGGTTGGGCTAGG GAAATATCAAGTCCCAAGATTAAATCAGGTTCGACCCAATAGACAGAAAACGCCAATGGAGAATATGGTGGAGCAAGGTGTCATAAAAGAT CCCATATTCACAGTCAAGCTTGACAAACGTGACTCGAGGGGGTTCTATACATTTGGGTTTATTGATGAGACGGTGCACTGTAGCAAATTCTACTGGCAGGATGTAGACAAAGAAAACGGCTGGTGGGAAG TTCCTTCTGCTTACATCAAGATTGGGGACCAAATTTACAATCGGGGGCAAGAAAATACCGCTATAATC GACACTGGGACGACGCTGGTATTGCTTGATGACGAGACCGTCGAGAGATTGTACTCTAAGATCGAAGGGCAGCATATGATGAGGACCAAGGCACGTATTTGGTCCTATCGCTCAAAGATGCACTCTAAAAGTTTCGAATATGAAGGCGGATACATCTTTCCAACCAAGTCTGATATTCCACATCTAGCtttttgtgttggaagatggCTATTCACTATGCCCGGGTATGAGCTCTCGTTTTCGGAAATGGGGAATGGAATGTCGTACGGGGCCGTCCAAAGTCGGGGACAGAACCGGCAGGACATATTAGGAGAT GTCTGGCTGAAGCATGTTTACGTTGTGTTCGAGCAGTCTGAAAAACCACGG GCGAACGACATTCAGAACG ATACCGAGTACGCATGTCCGGTGACAATTGGGACACCTG GGGTTACTCTCACATTGGATTTTGA TACTGGATCATCAGATTTTTGGGTGTGGTGTTCGGAGTTTCGAGCAACCCGGGCTCAACTTGAAGGTCACAAAGTCTATGACCCTCATAGGAGCAAGACGGCCGAATCACTTCCAGGTGCAACATGGAAGATTAGTTATGGAGACGGGTCGCATGCATCTGGGGATGTTGTGATGGATACGATATAA
- a CDS encoding choline monooxygenase, whose protein sequence is MTPPVATSSYTLDSEPASPVDASQKSLPAQWYPCCSIHLIYRIYHIERRAIFSKLWMLSTHTSRFQKPGDYLKLELAGYSYFVILTKEGNYPWDYEYAYSWTVTGAYNWKTLMDGYQECYHCNIAHPGFAKSLSLDTYKVTPKTNFARHTADNNSKPNAIQPKGAGQDDAPPTFTFVFPACGSLLRMSCGIYQDACGSSECYTTKMEYDVFKRKTVSMERLKEYMEFYEQVEEEDYLLCVATQRNLNTGIYSRGVLHPSNENGVLYYQARVKEYVEEHLALEKRLGHEWNPATPRSQCEDKNPKGCGGESIDSVCTSLGPEMTW, encoded by the exons ATGACACCCCCTGTTGCGACCTCTTCATACACATTGGACTCGGAACCTGCTTCACCTGTGGATGCATCCCAGAAGTCCCTTCCTGCTCAATGGTATC CTTGCTGCTCAATCCACTTGATATACAGAATCTACCACATCGAACGCCGCGCCATTTTCTCTAAACTCTGGATGTTATCCACTCATACCTCACGATTCCAAAAGCCAGGGGACTATCTCAAACTCGAACTTGCGGGGTATAGCTATTTTGTTATCCTCACCAAAGAAGGAAACTAT CCTTGGGATTATGAGTATGCATATAGCTG GACCGTGACCGGCGCATACAACTGGAAG ACACTCATGGATGGATACCAAGAATGCTACCACTGCAATATTGCTCATCCAG GCTTTGCCAAATCTCTCTCCCTTGATACCTACAAAGTAACTCCTAAGACGAACTTTGCGCGCCACACTGCCGACAATAATTCTAAACCAAACGCGATTCAACCCAAGGGCGCTGGCCAAGATGATGCCCCACCAACATTTACCTTTGTCTTCCCTGCATGTGGGTCACTGTTACGgatgtcatgtggtatat ACCAGGATGCGTGTGGTTCCTCTGAGTGCTACACAACCAAAATGGAATATGATGTGTTCAAGAGAAAAACTGTGTCTATGGAACGCTTGAAGGAGTATATGGAGTTTTATGAGCAG GTCGAAGAGGAAGATTACTTGCTATGTGTAGCTACCCAACGAAATCTCAATACGGGTATCTACAGCCGCGGTGTGCTCCACCCGAGCAATGAG AACGGAGTACTATATTATCAAGCTCGCGTCAAGGAATATGTTGAGGAGCATCTAGCACTTGAGAAGAGGCTTGGGCACGAATGGAATCCCGCAACGCCCAGGTCTCAATGCGAGGATAAAAATCCCAAGGGATGCGGGGGTGAAAGCATCGACTCCGTTTGCACG AGCTTGGGTCCCGAAATGACATGGTGA
- a CDS encoding aspartyl protease, translated as MILPEIHSDYGTVHYKPAGFSIHAHRNTLHRRHGPNAYAKSVRKYKIGPTNHTPFFFDEIAAWPDNRMAIVQAEDIHNDSEYACPITVGSPGVTLILDFDTGSSDFWVRSSEFEQTVRKLKAIVCTPPTKVEPLNEFQKPAVGVSQHLSDEFLKDGSDGLLGLAFPKLNTVKPYQQKTPMQNMVEQGLIKDAIADFYRQARQHDSHGFYTFGYISEHIHASKLYWQDVISDNGGGKVCGLPYVKIGHNIYDRGHLNTAIIDTGTTLILMDDRTVENLYSQIPGAKLDRTLGGYIFPTDACVPKLAFSIGKWLFTIPSEDLAFSDAGDGMAYGAIQSRGQNKQDILGTCS; from the exons ATGATCCTGCCCGAAATTCACTCCGACTATGGGACTGTTCATTACAAACCAGCAGGATTTTCCATACATGCGCATCGTAACACACTGCATCGACGGCACGGACCCAATGCT TATGCCAAATCTGTGAGAAAGTATAAAATTGGCCCCACCAACCATACACCTTTCTTCTTCGACGAAATCGCGGCTT GGCCTGACAATAGGATGGCTATTGTTCAGGCGGAGGATATTCACAACG ACTCCGAATACGCATGCCCAATAACAGTCGGGTCACCTG GGGTTACTCTTATCTTGGATTTCGA CACCGGATCGTCCGATTTTTGGGTTCGATCTTCTGAATTCGAGCAAACCGTGCGCAAATTGAAAGCCATCGTGTGTACACCCCCCACAAAAGTAGAACCTCTGAACGAGTTCCAG AAGCCAGCAGTGGGAGTATCTCAGCACCTCAGCGACGAATTCTTGAAAGACGGAAGTGATGGACTACTCGGTTTAGCTT TCCCAAAGTTAAATACGGTGAAGCCGTATCAACAGAAGACTCCAATGCAGAATATGGTCGAACAAGGGCTAATAAAGGATGCAA TAGCCGATTTTTACCGTCAAGCTAGACAACATGATTCTCACGGATTTTACACGTTCGGCTACATCAGCGAGCACATCCACGCGAGCAAGTTATATTGGCAGGATGTTATCAGTGATAATGGTGGTGGGAAGGTATG TGGTCTCCCTTATGTGAAGATTGGTCACAACATTTATGACCGAGGGCATTTGAATACCGCCATCATA GACACTGGGACCACTCTTATCCTAATGGATGATAGAACCGTTGAGAATTTATATTCTCAGATCCCGGGGGCAAAGTTAGACCGAACTCTAG GTGGCTACATCTTCCCGACCGATGCTTGCGTCCCCAAACTCGCATTCTCAATCGGAAAATGGTTATTCACCATCCCTAGTGAAGATTTAGCATTTTCAGATGCTGGCGATGGAATGGCCTACGGGGCCATTCAGAGCCGAGGGCAGAACAAACAGGACATCTTGGGGACGTGTTCCTGA
- a CDS encoding transcription elongation factor S-II, translating to MEAAEVKKLIKDLQTATTTGKPEDGVTILKQLKQSVVATEELLRETKAGLAIGKLRSHPRKEIADLAKELVKKWKEAVEAGKKVKASGGTPSTPSTATPSGKPTPPPAATSQPTKPQPSPIDPPSRKQSVSTTAASTPTSSKPTPTLNQPQSNVVRTVKTDAVKIESKGDKTRDKCMELLYDAMASDSGAPIEQILKRVYAIEYQVYKEFDGVTKEYSTKMRRLFNNLKDKKNPGLREAVVSGDISAEKFVKMTPEEMASEERKQQNSALNEANVHAALGAGEPEAETDAFQCGRCKNFKTRYRQAQTRSADEPMTTFVTCTVCGNKSVVSSGEVSGRISDFALASDSVSAVTTIRDTTVVTCSNHLEISSDKPYLNPSITLPDSFSSYSSRPFVPSVPSSHPFNATSKSFNSPNIIPLSDDRSLITTRQMPQAFLFRRAGNEDEDEDEDEGNEHDLEGIRALLCTNPTLDKNAEDNSLPFVLYSYSRWAIARVFEPLKIVHTMRERLVALFSSDNTRTRTILIANVMDAFARNLVIDGARKFIVDHLVSDGQQRGHTFMATLPMSCSLESDRHNAIRTLDYMMEVFSLQIFTQPLVVCLQSLDYAAPVFRYGCPELPGQPVNIANIMLESNISLQFFVNLDVLQSVTTGNPTYFKYEVPFSLELCERLYQQNNHGSQWHLGFPGPFALLFAWINSLSEIPGAAHNSSLVTWVETNLPQIKLSAAESGDPLLRLARTLVQECWRYAVLIYLYMVLCQASPNDPRVIQAQKGFMRLFRGMKPGRYPDAHLSPPVVIAGVATTEERDRETLRRRILGVQEFAKKGTVGNDFMLELEDIWARTRDEGRPAVWSDLRIASFRITGR from the exons ATGGAGGCAGCAGAGGTCAAAAAGCTTATCAAGGACCTCCAAaccgccaccaccactgGAAAACCAGAG GATGGTGTCACGATTCTGAAGCAGTTGAAGCAAAGTGTGGTGGCCACAGAAGAATTACTCAGG GAAACAAAAGCTGGCCTTGCGATTGGCAAATTACGGTCTCATCCCCGAAAAGAGATTGCGGATCTCGCTAAGGAGCTGGTAAagaaatggaaagaggcTGTTGAAGCTGGTAAGAAGGTTAAAGCTTCGGGTGGAACACCCTCGACCCCCTCGACTGCTACACCGTCAG GAAAACCTACGCCTCCGCCGGCCGCCACGTCTCAGCCTACCAAACCACAACCCTCGCCTATTGACCCACCCTCGCGCAAGCAATCCGTCAGCACTACCGCTGCATCCACACCTACTTCGTCCAAACCTACACCGACCTTGAACCAACCCCAATCCAATGTAGTTAGAACTGTCAAGACCGATGCCGTCAAGATCGAGTCCAAGGGCGACAAGACTCGAGACAAATGCATGGAGTTACTGTATGACGCGATGGCTAGTGATTCGGGTGCCC CGATCGAACAGATTCTCAAACGAGTCTACGCTATCGAGTATCAAGTCTACAAGGAGTTCGATGGTGTCACGAAAGAGTACAGCACCAAAATGCGTCGATTATTCAATAACCTCAAGGACAAGAAGAACCCTGGCTTGAGGGAGGCAGTTGTCAGTGGAGATATCTCAGCCGAAAAATTTGTCAAGATGACACCTGAG GAAATGGCATCCGAAGAACGCAAACAACAGAACAGTGCGCTGAATGAAGCAAATGTGCACGCTGCTTTGGGCGCTGGCGAGCCAGAAGCCGAGACGGATGCATTCCAATGTGGAAGGTGCAAGAAC TTCAAAACTCGGTACAGGCAAGCTCAGACTCGCTCTGCTGATGAACCTATGACG ACCTTTGTCAC CTGCACAGTCTGTGGCAACAA ATCGGTCGTATCATCTGGAGAGGTCTCTGGACGTATTTCGGATTTTGCTCTTGCTTCCGATTCTGTATCAGCCGTGACTACTATTCGGGATACAACCGTGGTCACTTGTTCAAACCATCTTGAGATATCGAGCGACAAACCTTATCTAAATCCAAGTATTACCTTGCCCGATTCCTTCAGCTCATATTCGTCTCGGCCCTTCGTTCCCTCTGTTCCTTCCTCACATCCGTTCAATGCAACCAGCAAATCCTTTAATTCGCCGAATATCATTCCCCTTTCGGATGATAGGAGCCTGATAACCACTAGACAGATGCCACAGGCATTCCTGTTTCGTCGCGCCGGAaacgaagatgaagatgaagacgaagacgaaggAAATGAACATGATCTTGAAGGGATTCGAGCTTTGCTTTGTACAAACCCTACTCTGGATAAAAATGCGGAAGACAATTCGTTGCCTTTTGTGCTGTATAGCT ATTCTCGGTGGGCCATAGCTAGGGTATTCGAGCCTCTGAAAATAGTGCATACCATGCGCGAGAGACTCGTGGCGCTTTTCTCATCCGATAATACACGAACGAGAACCATCTTGATTGCCAACGTTATGGATGCCTTTGCAAGAAACTTGGTAATAGATGGCGCGCGAAAGTTTATTGTTGACCACTTGGTTTCGGATGGACAACAAAGAGGCCATACTTTCATGGCCACACTGCCTATGTCGTGTTCACTTGAATCGGACAGGCACAACGCGATACGCACGTTGGATTATATGATGGAG GTGTTTTCACTACAGATTTTTACGCAGCCCCTGGTCGTATGTCTCCAGTCCTTAGATTATGCTGCGCCCGTGTTCCGATACGGATGCCCCGAGTTACCAGGACAGCCGGTTAATATTGCGAATATTATGCTGGAATCGAACATTAGTCTCCAATTCTTTGTGAACCTGGATGTTCTCCAAAGTGTGACTACTGGAAACCCCACCTACTTCAAGTACGAGGTGCCCTTTTCTCTTGAATTATGCGAGCGATTGTATCAACAAAACAATCATGGTTCGCAGTGGCACCTTGGATTTCCTGGACCATTCGCCCTGTTGTTCGCCTGGATTAACTCATTGAGTGAAATACCGGGGGCTGCCCACAATTCATCGCTAGTCACCTGGGTAGAAACAAACTTGCCACAAATCAAGCTTTCAGCTGCTGAATCAGGTGATCCATTGTTGCGACTCGCGAGAACGCTAGTACAAGAGTGCTGGAGGTACGCAGTGTTGATTTACCTTTATATG GTGTTGTGCCAAGCTAGCCCCAATGATCCTCGTGTAATACAAGCTCAGAAGGGCTTTATGCGACTCTTCCGGGGAATGAAACCAGGGCGATATCCTGATGCTCACCTGTCTCCTCCGGTAGTGATT GCCGGAGTCGCTACAACTGAAGAGAGAGATAGAGAAACCCTTCGGCGGAGAATACTGGGCGTCCAGGAGTTTGCAAAGAAGGGAACAGTAGGTAACGACTTCATGTTAGAATTAGAGGATATATGGGCTAGGACTCGAGATGAGGGCCGACCGGCTGTATGGTCGGATTTAAGGATAGCCAGCTTTAGAATCACCGGAAGATAG